The following are encoded together in the Ovis aries strain OAR_USU_Benz2616 breed Rambouillet chromosome 15, ARS-UI_Ramb_v3.0, whole genome shotgun sequence genome:
- the LOC101103423 gene encoding LOW QUALITY PROTEIN: olfactory receptor 10Q1-like (The sequence of the model RefSeq protein was modified relative to this genomic sequence to represent the inferred CDS: inserted 1 base in 1 codon): MEFVFLAYPSQSELDVLSFLGISLVYTRVITGNVLIMVAIQTEACLHTPIYYLLGSLSGVEIGYTAVVVXHLLANILRSEKTTTLLGCATQMGFFVALGSTDCFLLAVMAYDRYVAIRHPLHYTLIMTRKLCVQMVGCAVGLASLLSLQLTILIFTLPFCGHRREINHFLCDVPPVLRLACADIRVHQAVLYAVGSLVLTVPFLLISVSYALIGSAILRIRSAAGRRRAFSTCSSHLAVVLLQYGCCSLVYLRPRSSTSEDEDRQIALIYTFVTPLLNPLIYTLRNKDVKGALKNAFVSKAASDNT; this comes from the exons ATGGAATTCGTGTTCCTGGCCTATCCCTCCCAGTCAGAGCTGGACGTCTTGTCCTTCCTTGGGATCAGCCTGGTTTATACACGGGTCATCACCGGGAATGTCCTCATCATGGTGGCCATCCAGACCGAAGCCTGCCTCCACACGCCCATATACTATCTCCTGGGCAGCCTCTCGGGAGTAGAAATTGGCTACACTGCTGTGGTGG CCCACCTCCTTGCCAACATCCTACGGTCGGAGAAGACCACCACCCTGCTGGGCTGTGCCACTCAGATGGGCTTCTTCGTGG CCCTGGGCAGCACTGACTGCTTCCTCTTGGCggtcatggcctatgaccgctacgtGGCCATCCGCCACCCGCTGCATTACACGCTCATCATGACCCGGAAGCTCTGCGTCCAGATGGTGGGCTGTGCCGTGGGCctggcctccctcctctccctacAGCTCACCATCCTAATCTTCACCCTGCCCTTCTGCGGGCACCGACGTGAAATCAACCACTTCCTGTGTGACGTGCCCCCGGTCCTGCGGCTGGCCTGCGCGGACATCCGCGTGCACCAGGCCGTGCTCTATGCCGTGGGCAGCCTCGTGCTGACTGTGCCCTTCCTCCTCATCTCCGTCTCCTACGCGCTCATCGGCTCGGCCATCCTGCGCATCCGCTCTGCGGCGGGCCGCCGCCgggccttctccacctgctcctcccacctcGCCGTGGTCCTGCTGCAGTACGGCTGCTGCAGCCTGGTCTACCTGCGCCCGCGGTCCAGCACCTCGGAGGACGAGGACCGCCAAATCGCCCTGATCTACACTTTCGTCACCCCCTTACTCAACCCCCTGATTTACACTCTGCGCAACAAGGATGTCAAAGGCGCTCTGAAGAATGCCTTCGTCAGTAAAGCAGCCTCAGACAACACTTGA